In Parasphingorhabdus halotolerans, a single window of DNA contains:
- a CDS encoding YidH family protein translates to MSKNDKDSIELAEDRTDLAEDRTDWAEDRTVLANERTFAGWMRTGLAAVGIGLGFNALFGKLEPFWLPRAIATIFILIGIFIFYVAQRNGCLVQNRLSAHDATPMRGMNLKLVAGFMAFGSFCLVAGMWLIDIPGN, encoded by the coding sequence ATGAGCAAGAATGATAAAGACAGTATTGAACTGGCTGAAGATCGCACAGACCTTGCGGAAGACCGGACAGACTGGGCTGAGGACCGTACCGTCCTTGCCAACGAACGTACTTTTGCCGGCTGGATGCGAACAGGGCTTGCAGCGGTTGGTATAGGGTTAGGCTTTAACGCGCTATTCGGCAAACTGGAGCCGTTCTGGTTGCCACGCGCGATCGCGACTATTTTCATTCTCATTGGAATATTTATCTTTTACGTGGCGCAGCGTAACGGCTGCCTGGTGCAAAACCGCCTAAGCGCTCACGATGCCACGCCGATGAGAGGCATGAACCTTAAGCTAGTCGCAGGTTTTATGGCTTTCGGAAGTTTTTGTCTGGTGGCAGGAATGTGGTTGATCGATATTCCGGGCAACTGA
- a CDS encoding M56 family metallopeptidase — MSAEIMGDGLGTWVWDTMLSMTLLMALVLLIRKPVAHFFGAKIAYLLWVLPLARLFMPGLTFTIAAPPESAETAGALAAPLAASDLGLISASEQAASGTFASVDWMMIAVIIWVGGAGMLFISKLASYFQFREDIVSDGQLVGRHGNIRILETAAVSGPLAFGLFQKYIAVPNDFFRNYAPRERELALDHEIAHHESGDLAANFIGLLVLSLHWCNPIAWFSWIAFRQDQETACDARILQQSGIEARAIYGRTIAKSVSGHKLGLASPLNQKNKIKDRIKMLGQSEKSVFRKRLGALMVGTSAVVVLPLTATVSYAVETAEHADHEHGNVPAHSAGTAVDVGDDGVLVTEKLDDGYKYTVSNERGEFEFESAHKLKKSEIDERLSRMVPSYSNMSLPKAPALSDQANLGGEGETVNITMLNGSKDFADDKQYVHRIKHDGRTIVLRTNKKLSDADVRDMVAEAEEARREAEADIRDHERDMREHQREMRMDMREVERDVEEAKREAARSVRDAMRESQWEVAQSVREAEQAARETQIEAAEAVKGNRASRKTSSVWSIANQISSISFAPRPPRAPSVPKPPVVSHVAQPDCEAMNKQIAFGGQKNVMSDRAWAVVAGCGTFKVEIDEKKLMKLTLRGLEKDRAEAAKCKSKDRHHAEKMRAYDRDIKKLRTQLSMT, encoded by the coding sequence ATGAGCGCCGAAATAATGGGAGACGGCCTGGGCACGTGGGTTTGGGATACGATGCTCTCGATGACATTGTTAATGGCGCTGGTGTTGCTAATACGCAAACCGGTTGCCCATTTCTTTGGGGCAAAAATTGCCTACTTGTTGTGGGTATTGCCTTTAGCGCGGCTTTTCATGCCTGGACTTACATTTACAATTGCAGCGCCTCCAGAATCCGCTGAAACTGCCGGGGCGCTTGCCGCGCCGTTGGCAGCGTCTGACCTTGGTCTCATAAGCGCGAGCGAACAGGCCGCTTCTGGCACATTCGCTTCGGTGGACTGGATGATGATCGCTGTCATTATCTGGGTCGGTGGCGCAGGCATGTTGTTTATTAGCAAGCTAGCTTCCTATTTCCAGTTTCGGGAAGATATTGTGTCAGATGGCCAGCTTGTTGGACGCCACGGCAATATCAGAATTTTGGAAACAGCGGCGGTCAGCGGGCCTTTGGCGTTCGGACTATTCCAGAAATATATCGCGGTACCCAATGATTTTTTCCGCAATTACGCGCCGCGAGAGCGTGAACTGGCGTTGGACCACGAAATTGCTCACCATGAATCTGGTGATCTGGCTGCCAACTTCATCGGCTTGCTGGTATTGTCGTTGCACTGGTGCAACCCGATTGCATGGTTTTCCTGGATTGCGTTTCGACAGGATCAGGAAACCGCCTGCGATGCACGGATATTGCAACAGAGCGGTATAGAGGCGCGCGCGATTTACGGCCGGACGATTGCGAAATCGGTGTCTGGTCATAAACTTGGACTGGCCAGTCCTTTGAACCAGAAAAACAAGATCAAGGACCGGATTAAAATGCTGGGTCAAAGCGAGAAATCTGTATTTCGCAAACGATTGGGTGCTTTGATGGTCGGCACCAGCGCGGTGGTTGTATTGCCGCTTACTGCGACAGTCAGCTATGCAGTCGAAACAGCAGAGCATGCAGATCATGAGCACGGTAATGTTCCAGCCCATAGCGCTGGCACAGCGGTGGATGTCGGTGATGACGGTGTTTTGGTGACCGAAAAGCTTGACGACGGCTATAAATATACGGTCAGCAACGAGCGCGGCGAGTTTGAATTTGAATCGGCGCACAAGCTCAAGAAGAGCGAAATTGATGAACGACTTAGCCGGATGGTTCCTTCCTACAGCAACATGAGCCTGCCGAAAGCTCCTGCTTTGTCCGACCAAGCCAATCTTGGCGGCGAGGGCGAAACTGTAAATATCACCATGCTCAACGGCTCCAAAGATTTTGCAGACGACAAGCAGTATGTCCACCGAATCAAACATGATGGCCGGACAATAGTTTTGCGGACCAACAAAAAGCTGAGCGATGCAGATGTCCGTGACATGGTTGCGGAAGCGGAAGAAGCTCGCCGAGAGGCGGAGGCTGATATCCGCGACCATGAGCGTGATATGCGTGAACACCAGCGCGAAATGCGTATGGATATGCGCGAGGTGGAGCGCGACGTTGAAGAGGCCAAACGGGAGGCTGCCCGGAGCGTGCGGGACGCAATGCGTGAATCGCAGTGGGAAGTCGCACAGAGTGTTCGTGAAGCGGAGCAAGCCGCGCGGGAAACCCAGATTGAAGCTGCGGAAGCGGTGAAAGGCAATAGAGCCAGCCGCAAAACCAGCAGCGTCTGGAGTATTGCGAACCAGATCTCGTCAATTTCGTTTGCGCCACGGCCGCCAAGAGCACCGAGCGTCCCCAAACCGCCTGTGGTTTCCCACGTGGCTCAGCCGGATTGCGAAGCAATGAACAAGCAAATTGCCTTTGGCGGTCAGAAAAATGTGATGTCGGACCGCGCTTGGGCAGTCGTGGCTGGTTGTGGCACGTTTAAAGTAGAAATCGATGAAAAGAAGCTTATGAAATTGACGTTACGTGGATTGGAGAAAGATCGCGCAGAAGCGGCAAAATGCAAAAGCAAAGACCGGCATCATGCGGAAAAAATGCGAGCTTATGACCGCGATATCAAGAAATTAAGGACCCAGCTTTCTATGACTTGA
- a CDS encoding BolA/IbaG family iron-sulfur metabolism protein, whose translation MPMASRDIEAMIIAALPDAQVEITDLAGDGDHYAAKVTSASFEGMSRVNRQRAVYAALKGKMGGELHALQLTTAVPE comes from the coding sequence ATGCCGATGGCCAGTCGAGACATAGAGGCGATGATCATTGCCGCGCTACCTGATGCGCAGGTTGAGATTACCGATCTCGCTGGTGATGGCGATCACTATGCAGCCAAAGTCACATCGGCTTCTTTTGAAGGCATGAGCCGGGTCAATCGGCAACGTGCCGTTTATGCAGCATTAAAAGGGAAGATGGGCGGAGAGTTGCATGCGCTGCAGCTCACAACTGCCGTTCCCGAATAG
- a CDS encoding MBL fold metallo-hydrolase translates to MDFDPEKFPTGLCEQMEPLVARVLAGNPSPYTYTGTQTYIVGNQTDRAVIDPGPAIDEHIDAIIAAVGDAKISAIMCTHTHRDHSPAAAPLAARTGAPIIGCAPLVLEDDGPRADESFDKNYKPDQVLADGETVLGDGWTIEAVATPGHTSNHLCLSVQESGALFTGDHVMAWSTSVIVPPDGDMADYMASLQKIYERDDKVYYPAHGKKVTNPRQLVRGMMGHRKQRERQILKILDEGAAIIPDMVTKMYKGLDPRLVGAAGQSVRAHLIDLQKRNIADETEEGWSLNA, encoded by the coding sequence ATGGACTTTGACCCTGAAAAATTCCCGACTGGCCTTTGCGAGCAAATGGAGCCGCTGGTAGCCCGTGTGCTGGCAGGCAACCCCAGCCCCTATACCTACACCGGAACGCAGACCTACATCGTCGGCAACCAAACCGACCGGGCAGTTATTGACCCCGGTCCAGCGATTGATGAGCATATTGATGCGATTATCGCCGCTGTCGGTGATGCGAAAATATCTGCGATCATGTGTACCCACACCCATCGTGATCACAGCCCCGCTGCGGCACCTTTGGCGGCTCGAACCGGAGCGCCGATCATCGGTTGTGCGCCGCTGGTGCTGGAGGATGACGGCCCGCGAGCGGATGAAAGTTTTGATAAAAACTACAAGCCGGATCAGGTTTTGGCTGATGGTGAAACTGTTTTGGGCGATGGCTGGACAATCGAAGCGGTGGCGACGCCGGGCCATACGTCCAACCATCTGTGTCTTTCCGTGCAGGAATCGGGTGCACTGTTTACCGGCGATCATGTCATGGCCTGGTCCACCAGCGTTATCGTCCCGCCCGATGGCGATATGGCCGACTATATGGCCAGCCTACAGAAGATCTACGAGCGAGACGACAAGGTCTATTATCCCGCTCACGGTAAAAAGGTGACCAATCCTAGACAATTGGTACGCGGCATGATGGGCCACCGCAAACAGCGCGAGCGGCAGATTCTCAAGATTTTGGATGAGGGTGCAGCAATCATTCCGGACATGGTGACGAAAATGTACAAGGGTCTCGATCCGCGCCTTGTCGGTGCGGCGGGACAATCAGTGCGCGCGCACCTTATCGATTTGCAGAAGCGCAACATTGCTGACGAAACCGAAGAGGGTTGGAGCCTGAACGCATGA
- a CDS encoding BlaI/MecI/CopY family transcriptional regulator translates to MVERISDAEHEIMEVLWQQAPLTATEVADRVVVQKDWSLQTVKTLLSRLAAKAVVGTERQGRKFLYSPLVERDTYLAGVSRKFVDRLFGGKVTPLVAHLAEADELTADDIREIEELLRELKA, encoded by the coding sequence ATGGTTGAACGGATTAGCGACGCTGAACATGAAATCATGGAGGTGCTCTGGCAGCAGGCGCCGCTCACCGCCACTGAGGTTGCAGACCGGGTAGTCGTGCAGAAAGACTGGTCGCTACAAACTGTCAAAACTTTGCTCTCTCGCTTGGCAGCCAAGGCCGTAGTCGGCACGGAGCGCCAAGGCCGTAAATTTCTTTACTCACCGCTAGTTGAACGGGACACCTATTTGGCCGGTGTATCACGCAAATTTGTTGATCGTCTTTTCGGAGGGAAGGTCACACCATTGGTCGCGCATCTGGCCGAAGCAGATGAATTAACCGCGGATGATATCAGGGAAATTGAAGAGCTTTTGAGGGAGTTGAAAGCATGA
- a CDS encoding ATP-grasp domain-containing protein: protein MTAAPDYFEDSSPARANYRRLLGDDISFRHWTDPGDLTHFDLVLPLLVWGYQRDCPRWFALLNQLEQQQIKIANPVSVLRWNSDKSYLLALEQADVLVVPTMISAALTVKDLEQAEQKFGTDALVIKPPISGGADGTYRLKTGESLPEDMAGKTMLIQPFQPAIAQEGEYSLFYFDGHFSHAILKRPAKGDFRVQEFLGGSEARIDCPVGVQELAVQARRAAEQMLGVETLLYARVDMLRDPDGHFRLMELELIEPSLFFEHAADGGAMFAGTVQAKLCQDA from the coding sequence TTGACGGCGGCGCCCGATTATTTCGAGGATTCCAGCCCGGCGCGTGCGAACTATCGGCGGCTGCTGGGCGACGATATCAGTTTCCGCCACTGGACCGATCCTGGCGATCTGACGCATTTTGATCTGGTCTTGCCATTATTGGTCTGGGGCTATCAGCGCGATTGCCCGCGCTGGTTTGCATTGCTCAACCAACTCGAACAGCAGCAAATAAAGATCGCCAATCCGGTTTCGGTGCTGCGCTGGAACAGCGACAAATCCTATTTGCTCGCGCTCGAACAGGCTGACGTGCTGGTGGTGCCAACGATGATCAGCGCGGCCTTGACCGTGAAAGATTTAGAGCAAGCAGAGCAAAAATTCGGCACCGATGCATTGGTTATAAAACCACCCATTTCCGGCGGCGCAGATGGCACCTACCGGCTAAAGACAGGCGAATCTCTGCCCGAGGACATGGCCGGCAAGACAATGCTGATCCAGCCGTTTCAACCGGCGATCGCACAGGAAGGCGAATATTCGCTGTTCTATTTTGACGGACATTTCAGCCACGCCATCCTCAAACGCCCGGCGAAAGGCGATTTTCGCGTGCAGGAATTTCTCGGCGGATCGGAAGCCCGCATCGATTGCCCCGTCGGCGTGCAAGAGCTGGCGGTGCAAGCCCGCCGGGCGGCGGAACAGATGTTGGGCGTCGAAACTTTATTATATGCCCGCGTCGACATGCTCCGCGACCCCGACGGCCATTTCCGCCTGATGGAACTGGAACTGATCGAGCCATCGCTGTTTTTTGAACATGCTGCGGATGGTGGGGCTATGTTTGCTGGTACAGTCCAAGCTAAATTATGCCAAGATGCTTAG
- the grxD gene encoding Grx4 family monothiol glutaredoxin — protein sequence MSDVNTKIEGLVTSNDVVLFMKGTPLFPQCGFSSKAVAILEHLGVSFEPVDVLQDMEVRQGIKEFSDWPTIPQLYVKGEFVGGSDIMMEMYEAGELGELMAEKKVAQADS from the coding sequence ATGAGCGACGTAAACACGAAAATTGAAGGTCTGGTGACATCGAACGATGTGGTCTTGTTCATGAAAGGCACACCGCTTTTCCCGCAATGCGGTTTTTCCAGTAAAGCTGTCGCGATCCTGGAGCATCTTGGCGTAAGTTTCGAGCCTGTCGACGTGCTGCAGGACATGGAAGTTCGCCAAGGCATCAAGGAATTTTCCGATTGGCCGACCATTCCCCAGCTTTATGTCAAAGGCGAGTTTGTCGGTGGTAGCGATATCATGATGGAAATGTATGAAGCGGGCGAACTTGGCGAGCTTATGGCCGAAAAGAAGGTCGCTCAGGCCGATAGCTAG
- a CDS encoding sterol desaturase family protein, producing MSIIAILVTIMAAVIMMEFVAWGAHKYIMHGFGWAWHRDHHEPHDNALEKNDLYGIVGAAMSISMFVVGSPMIMGVSAWEPGTWIGLGILFYGIIYTLIHDGLVHQRYFKYVPKRGYAKRLVQAHKLHHATVGKEGGVSFGFVFARDPARLKAELKQQRDAGTAIVREAVG from the coding sequence ATGAGCATTATTGCAATCCTCGTAACCATAATGGCCGCCGTCATCATGATGGAGTTTGTCGCTTGGGGCGCGCATAAATACATCATGCACGGTTTCGGTTGGGCGTGGCATCGCGATCATCATGAGCCGCATGACAACGCGCTGGAAAAGAACGATCTGTACGGGATTGTTGGCGCGGCGATGAGCATTTCGATGTTTGTGGTGGGATCACCGATGATAATGGGCGTGAGCGCTTGGGAGCCGGGCACTTGGATTGGCTTGGGCATCCTGTTTTACGGCATCATCTACACGTTGATCCATGATGGCCTGGTGCATCAGCGGTATTTCAAATACGTTCCCAAGCGCGGCTATGCCAAACGGCTGGTACAGGCGCACAAGCTGCATCACGCAACAGTCGGCAAAGAAGGCGGTGTGAGTTTCGGCTTTGTGTTTGCGCGCGATCCGGCGAGGTTGAAGGCCGAGCTCAAGCAGCAGCGCGACGCGGGAACCGCGATTGTGCGCGAAGCGGTCGGGTAA
- a CDS encoding DUF1476 domain-containing protein: MANFNDREKAFETKFARDEEMQFKITARRNRLLGEWAAEKMGLTSEETDSYAKEVVAADFEEAGDEDVIRKLLGDLTSAGVDMDDAGIRTALSEKAVEARRQYIEQAG, encoded by the coding sequence ATGGCCAATTTTAATGATCGCGAAAAAGCGTTTGAAACGAAATTCGCGCGTGACGAAGAAATGCAATTCAAGATTACCGCGCGTCGCAATCGGTTGTTGGGCGAATGGGCTGCCGAGAAAATGGGCCTGACATCAGAAGAAACCGACAGCTATGCCAAGGAAGTCGTGGCGGCGGATTTTGAGGAAGCCGGTGACGAAGATGTAATCCGCAAATTGCTCGGTGATTTAACCTCTGCAGGCGTCGATATGGATGATGCCGGTATCCGTACCGCATTGAGCGAAAAAGCTGTTGAAGCACGCCGCCAGTATATCGAACAGGCCGGATAG
- the leuC gene encoding 3-isopropylmalate dehydratase large subunit → MNGAKTLYQKIWDAHVVDQRDDGTALIYIDRHLVHEVTSPQAFEGLRKAGRKVRRPDLTLAVPDHNLPTTARLDAHGNKIPIADPESAAQLEALEANAPAFGIKYIGASDVNQGIVHVIGPEQGFTLPGTTLVCGDSHTAAHGALGALAFGIGTSEVEHVLATQTLQLTRSKSMEIHVEGLLGPGISPKDLILHIIGVIGTAGGTGSVIEYRGEVFEQMSIEGRLTVSNMSIEAGARAGLIAPDEKTFQYLKGRPMAPKGADWDAALAYWKTLPTDDGAQFDKSVTINATDVAPTVTWGTSPEDTVAVTGSVPSPDSFADPSKKDAAQKSLDYMGLHAGQQMRDVSVENVFIGSCTNSRIEDLRAAADVLRERTKAPGVKWAIVVPGSGLVKAQAEAEGLDKIFTDAGFEWREPGCSACLGMNPDKVPPGERCASTSNRNFVGRQGPGARTHLMSPAMAAAAAVTGKITDVRELARELMN, encoded by the coding sequence ATGAACGGCGCAAAAACCCTCTACCAGAAGATATGGGATGCCCATGTTGTCGATCAGCGGGACGATGGCACTGCGCTTATCTATATCGACCGGCATCTGGTTCATGAAGTCACCAGCCCGCAGGCGTTTGAAGGATTGCGCAAAGCCGGCCGCAAGGTCCGCCGCCCTGATCTGACGCTGGCTGTTCCCGATCATAATCTGCCAACCACCGCGCGTCTCGATGCGCATGGCAACAAAATACCCATCGCCGACCCTGAAAGCGCCGCGCAATTGGAGGCATTGGAAGCCAATGCGCCAGCCTTTGGCATCAAATATATCGGAGCGAGCGATGTTAATCAGGGTATCGTCCATGTAATCGGCCCGGAGCAAGGCTTTACGCTTCCCGGTACAACACTGGTTTGCGGGGACAGCCACACTGCCGCGCATGGCGCGTTGGGCGCTCTGGCTTTTGGCATCGGCACCAGCGAAGTCGAGCATGTGCTGGCGACACAAACCCTGCAACTGACCCGCTCCAAATCGATGGAAATTCACGTCGAAGGGTTGCTTGGTCCGGGCATCAGCCCGAAAGATCTGATTTTGCATATCATTGGCGTCATTGGCACGGCGGGCGGCACCGGATCGGTGATCGAATATCGCGGCGAAGTCTTTGAACAAATGTCAATTGAAGGCCGCTTGACCGTCTCCAATATGTCGATCGAAGCGGGCGCCCGCGCTGGTCTGATTGCGCCGGACGAAAAGACTTTTCAATATCTCAAAGGCCGCCCTATGGCTCCGAAAGGCGCGGATTGGGATGCGGCGCTGGCCTATTGGAAAACATTGCCGACCGATGACGGCGCGCAATTCGACAAAAGCGTGACGATCAATGCAACTGATGTCGCGCCAACCGTGACCTGGGGAACAAGCCCTGAAGATACGGTGGCCGTTACCGGCAGTGTGCCATCGCCAGATAGTTTTGCCGATCCTTCCAAAAAGGATGCCGCGCAAAAATCACTGGACTATATGGGGCTTCACGCTGGCCAGCAGATGCGCGATGTTTCGGTTGAAAATGTCTTTATCGGTAGTTGTACAAACAGCCGGATCGAAGATTTGCGTGCCGCTGCGGACGTTTTGCGGGAACGAACAAAGGCTCCCGGCGTCAAGTGGGCGATAGTCGTACCGGGTTCCGGACTGGTGAAAGCACAGGCCGAAGCGGAAGGACTGGACAAGATTTTCACTGACGCCGGATTTGAATGGCGCGAACCGGGGTGTTCTGCCTGTCTGGGCATGAACCCGGATAAAGTGCCTCCGGGCGAACGCTGTGCTTCCACATCCAATCGCAATTTTGTAGGACGACAGGGACCAGGTGCTAGAACCCATCTCATGTCTCCAGCGATGGCCGCCGCTGCTGCGGTGACCGGAAAAATTACTGACGTGCGTGAATTGGCGCGCGAACTGATGAATTGA
- a CDS encoding DUF4230 domain-containing protein yields the protein MSRKMWVPAALVSGILLLLGAILWLLLNRVESSFNPDPVSIASASLEGLREQNRLTVFSASYNATVTTTLTKLGLSARKTLIMPGTVRYEVDLAKLKADDVRWDAQDNTLYVELPAIEIARPEVHIEKIQTYDDGGLLIAFTDAEDRLDQANRKKAVEELATQAKNPLQMRLAREAARRAIRHSFALPLQAAGVEVKVDAFFPYEKSRYSEQWDLSRPIAEVLAEKKQMEDME from the coding sequence ATGAGCCGCAAGATGTGGGTTCCTGCAGCCTTGGTCAGCGGCATACTGCTGTTACTGGGCGCAATCTTGTGGTTACTTTTAAATCGCGTTGAAAGCAGTTTTAATCCTGACCCGGTATCGATTGCCAGCGCCAGTCTTGAAGGTTTGCGCGAACAAAACCGCTTAACGGTATTCTCGGCCAGCTATAATGCGACCGTGACCACAACGCTAACAAAGTTGGGTCTTTCCGCCCGCAAGACGCTGATTATGCCGGGTACTGTGCGCTATGAGGTGGATTTAGCGAAACTTAAGGCCGACGATGTCCGTTGGGACGCGCAAGACAATACGCTTTATGTCGAATTGCCAGCCATCGAAATAGCCCGCCCGGAAGTGCATATCGAGAAAATACAGACCTATGATGACGGTGGTTTGTTAATCGCCTTTACCGATGCCGAAGACCGGCTTGATCAGGCCAATCGCAAAAAGGCTGTGGAAGAATTGGCAACGCAAGCCAAGAACCCGCTGCAAATGCGGCTAGCGAGAGAGGCTGCGCGGCGCGCTATTCGCCACAGTTTTGCATTGCCATTGCAAGCGGCGGGCGTGGAGGTCAAAGTCGATGCTTTCTTCCCTTATGAAAAAAGTCGATATAGTGAGCAATGGGATTTATCGCGGCCGATTGCCGAGGTGCTGGCCGAAAAGAAGCAGATGGAAGACATGGAATGA
- the leuD gene encoding 3-isopropylmalate dehydratase small subunit has product MSAPVRRVEGRAIPFGRKNVDTDVIISAKWLKTISREGLGRGAFESIRAQDGNIFDSPENIGAPILIAGDNFGCGSSREHAAWALDDMGIKAIIAPSFSDIFSGNAFKNGLLAIALPQAAIDRLMDVAKTDPITIDMESMSVTTPFQDRFVFEMDPFRQQCLMEGLDEIDLTMAKSDAIEQHEQKTDSAQPWLTPAAA; this is encoded by the coding sequence ATGAGCGCTCCGGTAAGAAGGGTGGAAGGGCGCGCCATTCCATTTGGTCGTAAAAATGTTGATACCGATGTTATTATTTCGGCCAAATGGCTCAAAACCATTTCACGCGAAGGCCTTGGCCGGGGTGCGTTTGAATCGATAAGAGCACAGGATGGAAATATATTTGATTCGCCGGAGAATATCGGCGCTCCAATATTAATTGCGGGCGATAATTTTGGCTGCGGCTCCAGCCGCGAACATGCGGCCTGGGCGCTCGATGACATGGGCATAAAGGCTATTATAGCGCCTAGCTTCTCGGATATATTCTCGGGCAACGCGTTTAAAAACGGTCTGCTCGCCATAGCGCTTCCGCAAGCAGCCATTGACCGGTTGATGGACGTGGCGAAAACCGACCCGATTACCATTGATATGGAGAGCATGAGCGTTACGACACCGTTTCAGGATCGTTTCGTCTTCGAAATGGATCCATTTCGCCAGCAATGCCTGATGGAAGGGCTGGATGAAATTGACCTGACAATGGCGAAATCTGATGCCATAGAACAGCACGAACAAAAGACCGATTCTGCGCAGCCATGGCTTACGCCTGCCGCCGCTTGA
- a CDS encoding NADPH:quinone oxidoreductase family protein has product MKALMSTKVGGPETLEMLDVDDPVAGKGQVVIDVKACSINYPDVLIIQDLYQFKPPRPFAPGGEVSGVISAVGEGVADLKIGDRVASTTGHGGLVSKVAVDQSAVFKIPDSVSFEDASALILTYGTSIHALVDRGHIKEGDVLLVLGASGGVGIAAVELGKAFGARVVAAVSSEEKAAFAKAAGADETVVYGRAPFDKDQSKALAAQFKAAVGPNGADVIYDAVGGDYSEPAVRSIAWEGRFLVVGFPAGIAKLPLNLTLLKSCDVCGVFWGAFAAREPKANRSHINRLFKLWGQGMIQPRVSEVFDFADAGKAIQKMADRGAIGKLVVKVAD; this is encoded by the coding sequence ATGAAAGCATTGATGTCCACCAAAGTTGGCGGTCCGGAAACCTTGGAAATGCTGGATGTGGATGATCCGGTTGCGGGTAAGGGCCAGGTTGTCATCGATGTGAAAGCTTGTTCAATAAATTATCCCGATGTGCTGATCATCCAGGATTTATACCAGTTTAAACCGCCTCGGCCATTTGCACCTGGCGGCGAAGTATCGGGTGTTATTTCGGCTGTTGGCGAGGGTGTTGCTGATCTCAAAATTGGTGATCGTGTTGCCTCGACAACCGGTCATGGCGGCTTGGTTAGCAAAGTTGCCGTGGACCAGAGCGCTGTTTTTAAAATCCCGGATAGCGTGAGCTTCGAAGACGCGTCCGCGCTTATTCTGACTTATGGTACTTCCATACACGCTTTGGTCGATCGCGGTCATATCAAAGAGGGTGATGTTCTGCTGGTGCTGGGCGCATCTGGCGGCGTCGGCATCGCTGCTGTCGAACTCGGCAAGGCATTTGGTGCCCGGGTTGTGGCGGCGGTATCTTCAGAAGAAAAAGCCGCGTTTGCCAAAGCGGCAGGCGCAGATGAGACGGTCGTTTACGGCCGCGCCCCATTTGACAAGGATCAATCCAAAGCGCTGGCGGCGCAATTCAAGGCTGCCGTTGGTCCCAATGGCGCGGATGTAATTTATGATGCCGTTGGCGGCGATTATAGCGAACCAGCGGTGCGCTCTATTGCGTGGGAAGGGCGTTTTCTGGTTGTCGGTTTTCCTGCCGGAATCGCAAAATTGCCATTAAATCTGACGCTGCTGAAATCTTGCGATGTTTGCGGCGTTTTCTGGGGTGCCTTTGCGGCACGGGAGCCCAAAGCCAATCGAAGTCATATCAACCGGCTCTTTAAACTCTGGGGCCAAGGCATGATCCAGCCACGCGTTTCTGAAGTTTTTGACTTTGCCGATGCTGGAAAAGCCATCCAGAAAATGGCGGATCGCGGTGCAATCGGCAAGCTGGTGGTGAAAGTTGCTGATTGA
- a CDS encoding glutathione S-transferase family protein, which produces MIKLHHLGFSRSSRIIWLCEEAGIDYEMKVYHRDPKTRRSPPELADAHRLAKAPTVEVDGHTMVESGAIIEYLIEKHSDGALGVAPDHPERAKYLEWLHFAEGTMGMSFIITGIAPMLGGLPEVMGGFLQAEVDKLLDHLEIELEGKDFLVADKFTGADINLHYMLEGRSALGQLENRPNCKRYFEALVARPGYQKTVELGGPVLMPRPS; this is translated from the coding sequence ATGATCAAACTACACCATCTCGGATTTTCCCGTTCTTCCCGTATTATCTGGCTCTGTGAAGAGGCCGGTATAGATTATGAGATGAAAGTTTATCACCGCGACCCCAAAACGCGGCGGTCACCGCCGGAACTGGCAGACGCTCATCGCTTGGCCAAAGCTCCTACCGTCGAGGTGGACGGTCATACGATGGTCGAATCCGGTGCTATCATTGAATATTTGATCGAAAAGCACAGCGACGGCGCGCTCGGCGTGGCGCCGGACCATCCGGAGCGAGCGAAATATCTCGAATGGCTGCATTTTGCCGAGGGCACGATGGGGATGAGCTTCATCATCACCGGCATTGCGCCGATGCTCGGCGGATTGCCCGAAGTTATGGGCGGGTTTTTGCAAGCGGAGGTCGACAAGCTGCTTGACCATCTGGAGATTGAACTCGAAGGCAAGGATTTCCTGGTCGCCGACAAATTTACCGGCGCGGATATTAATCTGCACTATATGCTCGAAGGGCGCTCAGCGCTGGGTCAGCTGGAAAACCGCCCGAATTGCAAACGCTATTTTGAGGCGTTGGTCGCACGGCCGGGTTATCAGAAGACTGTGGAATTGGGCGGGCCAGTGTTGATGCCGCGGCCTAGTTAA